In the genome of candidate division KSB1 bacterium, the window ATTATGATTCGCAAATCAATGAATCTCTTGTCGTCAGAAACAAGTTTTATTATTCGGACCAGGATTGGAATTCACGAGGGACACTTTTAAATGGCGTGCGTTCAATTCAGGGTCTGGGTGATCTGCTATTTCGTTCAGATTCAAACCTTGATGATCGTCAGAAATGGGTTGGCAACCAACTGGAATTCATTTGGTCATTGCAAACCGGCGCCATGAACCACACTTTGCTAACAGGCTTTGAGGTCTCCCGATTGTCCGATGATTTCGACTTGACGTTTGTTGGCTTAAACCCGGTTTTATTGCAAGATCCGGGAACGGAAATTCCGGGCGTGGATCCGACCGCCGATTCTCTACAGTTCTTAGCAATTGGGGATGGTCGCTCGCTAACGTTTGCTCCTTACTTTATGGATCGAGTTTCATTTTCTGAAAAATTCCAGCTGTTTTTGGGCGGCCGTTTCGATCGAATTAATTATCAAGATGATGATCGAGTTGATTTCGAAATTGGCTTTTCTCAGGCTGGTCCAGACACCACAAGTACTGACAGGACTTACAAAAAATTCAGCCCGATGGTTGGGCTTGTGGTTTCGCCTTCGCAGAAAGTGTCGTTGTACGCCAATTTTGGGCAGGCGTTCGCACCTCCTTCAACCACGGTGCCTGGCGATTTGAAAGCCGAAGAAAGCACGCAATTTGAAGTTGGCATTAAGAACCGGTTGCTCGACGGAAAACTGCATTTCAACGTGGCGGTTTATAGTTTGGAAAGAGAAAATATTCCGATTCGCAGCAGTTTTGGTCCCCAGGAAGAAATCGGAAGTCAGAAATCAAGAGGATTAGAATTAGAAATATCCGGTAATTTCGGCCAGGGATTATTTGGTTTCCTCTCCTACGCTTTTACCGATGCCGAATTAACCAAATTTACTGAATTTAGTTTGCAGCAATTTCAGCCTCTTGATTTCTCCGGCAAAACCGCTGCCTTCGCCCCGGAGCATATTCTGAATTTTTGGATAACAAAAGAGTTCAGCAATGGACTCGGTATTGCAGGCGGTGGCCGGTACTTGAGCAGTCAGTTCATCGCGCCCGACAACCAGTTTGAAATTGACTCAGCTCTGACTTTCGATGCTGCTGTTTCCTACAGATTTAACAGATTTCGCTGGAGCGTCAACTTAAAAAACCTCACGGATAAAAAATTTGAAACGCGCGGTTTTAGAAATACATCAGTCATTCCGGCAAATCCGTTTGCGGTTTATGGCTCGCTTGATTTTTCATTATAAAGAATAAGTTTGTAGTTCAGCCTTTAGGCTGGAAGTAAACACGCTGAAGCGAGGACTACGAACCTCTTTAATTTTAATGCAAACATGAAAACACACGACATAATCATAATCGGCGGCGGTCCGGCGGGGTCCACCGTCGCTGCTTTGCTGGCTGAAAAAAACCTGGACGTCTTACTGTTTGAACGGGAGAAGTTTCCCCGGTTCAGCATCGGCGAGTCGCTGATGCCCGGCACTTACTGGACTTTAAAGCGATTGGGTGTGCTCGATAAAATGAAAGCAAGCGTTTTCCCGAAGAAATACAGCGTGCAGTTTTATTCAAAGTCCGGCAGAGCCTCTGCGCCGTTTTATTTTTTTGAAAATGATGAGCATGAAAGCTCCAAAACCTGGCAGGTGCTGCGCAGTGAGTTCGATCAAATGCTGCTTGACAACGCAGAAGAAAAAGGCGCTGAAGCCCGGCAGGGGGTGAGCGTTCTGGGAGTTTTATTTGAAGGAGAAAAAGCAGTTGGCGTGCGCGCCAAACTCCCGGACAAATCGATAGAAGAATTTCGTGCAAAAGTCATCGTCGATGCCTCCGGTCAGAGTGCGTTAATCTCCCGAAAGTTGAAAATGAGCAGCGTCGAGCCCGGGCTGAAAAAAGCCTCAATCTACACCCACTTCGCAGGCGGGGTTCGGGACGAAGGCGTTGATGCAGGCGCGACCATTATTTATCACACCCGGAACCAGGATTCATGGTTCTGGTATATCCCGCTGCCGAATGACGTCGTCAGTGTCGGCGTTGTCGGGTCGCTGGATTACTTGCTGCAAAACCGGAAAGATGATCTGCAGAAAATATTCGATGCTGAACTCGAGATGTGCCCGGCCCTAAAACCACGCCTTGAGAATGCCAGGCAGCTCTTTCCGTTTAAAGTGACCAAAGATTTTTCCTACCGCGCCAACCGGCTGGCCGGTGACGGCTGGGTTTTGGTTGGCGACGCTTTTGGATTTCTGGATCCGATTTACTCCTCAGGCGTCTTTTTAGCTTTAAAATCCGGAGAAATGGCAGCGGATGCAATCGGCGAAGCATTTGAGAAAAACGACTTTTCCGGTCGGCAATTAGGTAAGTTTGGTCCGGAATATGTTTCCGGGATGGAAGCCATCCGAAAACTCGTTTATGCTTTTTACACCAAGAAATTCAGTTTTGCGAAATTTCTTAAACGTTTTCCGGATTGCCGGGACGAAATTGTAAACATTTTAATCGGCAACGTATTCCGGGATGAAGTCAATGGCATCTTCAAGCCGATGGCCGAGATGTGCGAGTTGCCGGAGGCAAGCGAGTTAGAAATTTAAGCCACAACTAATTACCTCGTTACGAAGCTCCGCTTCGTGACGCTATTGACTGTGAAAATGTGATTGATTGGACTGTACCAAATCCATTAGTGTCATTCCGACCAACGGGAGGAATCTGACTGTCTCGTAAGTTCATAATGTGAACCAGAATTCAGATTTCTCACATTCGTTCGAAAAGACAAAAAAGAGAGAGGATGGGAAAAAACCTACCAAAATGGCTGCTTTATTCAGCCCTTTTTGCTCTATATCTGCTGCACAACGATCTCTGGCTCCGGAATGATGCAAGCTTGATGTTCGGGATTCCCATTGGACTCCTTTATCATATTGCATTTTGTATAGCCGCCTCTTTTCTTTTTATTTTAATTGTAAAAAATATCTGGCCCGCCCATCTGGAAGTTGAAACAAAAGAGGAAATGCAGCAGTGACACTCGCCATCATCATACTTTATCTTGTTTTGGTTTTGGCAATCGGCCTCTTAAGCCACCGCTTGTTTCGTGGCACAGGTGAAGATTACTTTGTCGCCACCCGCAGCATCGGTCCTTTTATCCTTTTGATGTCTCTGTTTGGCACTCACATGACAGCCTTTTCTCTGTTAGGCGCATCCGGTGAAGCCTACCATAAAGGCGTTGGCGTTTTTGCTTTGATGGCCTCCAGCTCGGCCTTGGTGGTTCCGGCAGTTTTCTTTTTTATAGGCACGCGCGCCTGGACCATCGGCAAACGATTCGGGTATTTAACCCAGGTACAGTTTTTTAGAGAGCGCTGGAATTCAGACGGTCTCGGGTTACTTTTATTCTTTGTTCTAATCGGGCTGACCATTCCTTATCTTTTGATCGGCATCATGGGTGGCGGCATTACCATGAATCAAATCACAGGTGGTCAGATTCCCGAGTGGGTAGGCGGACTTGTGGTTTGCGCCGTGGTCATGGCTTATGTGACTTATGGCGGGCTGCGGGGAACCGCCTGGGCGAATACATTTCAGACTTTGGTGTTTATGCTGCTTGGCGGCGTGGCGTTTTTTGTGATTGTAAATAAGTTAGGCGGCTTCGGTAGAGCCATCAGTATCATTGCCGACGAGTATCCCGAACTGCTCATTCGCGGCGAGAAAATTCAGCCATTAAATATGTTGACCTACACTCTAATTCCGCTTTCGGTTGGAATGTTTCCGCACATGTTTATGCATTGGCTTTCAGCTAAACGCGCCGCCAGCTTTCGGATACCGATTATGTTTTATCCATTATGCGTCGCTGCCGTTTGGATTCCCAGCGTCCTGCTCGGCGTATTGGGACGAATCAATTTTCCCGATCTTCAGGGACCTGCCGCAAACTCGGTTTTAGTACAAATGATCAAATTAAATTCACCCGAAATTTTAGCAGGACTTTTAGCCGCCGGTGTTTTTGCAGCGGTAATGTCATCTCTTGACTCGCAGGTTCTATCTATAGGAACTATGTTTACTCAGGACATCGTGCGTCACTATGGATTTCACGACAAGATGAGCGAAAGGAAACAAGTTCTGTTCGGTCGCCTGTTTGTGATCGGCATTTTGGCGATTACTTACACTCTGTCACTGGTTTTTAATCGCAGCATTTTTAAACTCGGAATTTGGTCATTCACGGGATTTGCTTCATTACTGCCGGTTGTTTTGGCAGCGCTCTTCTGGAAACGCAGCACCAAACAGGGCGCAATTGCTTCTGTTTTCAGTGTTATCATTTTGTGGACTTACTTTTTTATTCAAGGGTGGCAGACGCCTGGTTATACGGTTGGCGGCACCGGAATCATGCCCGTGGCTGTGATTTTGGCTGTTTCAACATCTGCGATGGTTTTTGTTTCGCTTCTAACGAAGCCACCCGAACTGGCGATCATTCAGAGGTTCTTTGCCTGATACTACACCGGTAAAAAGCAAAAAACGGGTTGAACCATTGTTGGTTGTACTGAATAACCCGTTGTGCTAGTGAGCGCAACTTGTGCCTATTCTGAGAGTTCACAGGAGTACGTCGAGTGTGTCGACGTTAACATTGACACAGTCAATGTGCTCCAAATGGGAAAAAATAATAGAACTAGCACAACGGGTGAATAGTCTGATTATGCGATAAGGAGTTAAATTGTAATGGACCTTCGTAATTTGGATGGAGCAAACGAGCATCGGGAGATTCCCAATGTTTTTTATTCGGACCGGGACGATAAGCCATTCACTCATTGCATCTCCTGTGATAAATACTTACTTGAGAACGGGACTTTGTACGTGATTGAAAAGGCCATCAAAAAATACGAAAAGTTTAAAACAACCGATACAATTTTTGAATATGCGATGTGTTTGAACTGCTATCATAAAGTATGGGAATCATTTTCATCCGCCTCGAAAACGAAAATGCAGGATTATTTTATCAGAAACGCAAGTCTTGATGCAAGAAGAGAAACCCTGTCAGAGAGAAGTGTTTTAAATATTGAGGATTGGCTTTCCAGGTGTATTATCAAAGGCACTTCTGTTGGAGAAGTTTCGGAATACCAGATTTGTTGCCAATGCGATGGCAAAAATATATTATTTGGGCACTCGCTGTTTATGATTAGTGGGGAAGCAGTAGATGAAATTGCCAACTTGCTTTCCAACAAAACACTGGGTGAGATAGACGGCTTCGTGGGCGAGTTTTTCCCTTGGCCTTCGGGGCTTAAAAAAAGCCTGCGTGATCGACCTGTCTTTGTCATGTGATTTATGACTGCAAAAATAGAAAACGAACGATGAGAATAGCTTATATAGCAGCCGGCGCCGGCGGAATGTACTGCGGCAGCTGCATGCACGATAATACTTTGGCCGCCGCGCTGCAACGGAAAGGACACGAGGTGGCGCTCATCCCAACCTATACGCCGATTCGCACGGACGAAAATAACGTCAGCATCGACAGGATTTTTTATGGGGGGCTGAATGTTTACCTGCAAGAAAAGTTTAGTTTTTTTCGTCACACACCCTGGATTTTTGACAAACTGTTGAACAGCCCGACTTTGCTGAATTGGCTTATCAATCAAAGCTCGACCACTGATGCCAAAGATTTGGGTTCGTTAGCTGTCTCGGTTTTGCAGGGGGAGCAAGGCCACCAGAGAAAAGAATTACAGAAACTGATCAAGTGGCTTAAGGAAGAATACAAACCCGAATTGGTTCATTTAACGAATTCGATGTTCCTTGGTTTTGCAAAAGAAATTAAACAGGAGCTAAATGTACCGGTCCTGTGCGGCGTTCAAGGAGAGGACTTATTTCTGGAAGAACTCATTGAGCCATATAAAACTCAAGCCCGCCAGCTGCTTCAGGAAAAAGCAGACGACGTTGACGGTTTTATCGCCACCGGGTCCTATTATGCGAACTTTATGGCTGAGTATTTAAATGTCAATCCTGAAAAGATGCATGCCATCGATTTGGGTATTAATCTCGACGGCCACGGCAATGGTGAGTTTAAGATAAAAAGCGATGCGTTCGTGATCGGTTACCTGGCGCGAATTTGTCCCGAGAAAGGTCTACATTTATTGGTCGAGGCGTTTTATCAATTGAAAAAAAAGTTAAACACTGATAAAATACACCTGAAAATCGCCGGTTATTTAGGTAAAAAAGATCAGCCCTATTTTCAAAGCCTGGAAAAACAAATCGCGGACTGGGGGCTCAAAGGAGCAGTTGAGTACATCGGCGAAGTGGACCGTTTGAGCAAAATTATTTTTTTAAATAGCCTGGATGTACTTTCTGTGCCGACGGTTTATGTTGAATCCAAAGGGCTTTCAATTTTAGAGGCAATGGCAAATGGCGTCCCGGTTGTGCAGCCGCGTCACGGTTCATTTGTAGAAATCATTGAAAAAACCGGCGGCGGTATTTTGGTCGATCCCGAGTCTCCGGATGATTTAGCTAAAGGTCTGGAGCAATTATTCAATGATACTGCAAAACGCGAAGGCTTAGGCAAAAAAGGCAAGGAATTCGTTCATACTAACTTGAATGATGAAAAGATGACGGAGGCAACTTTGGAGGTCTATAAAAAATATCTGGGTTAAGAAGTGTTTGGGTGTTAGAAGTGTTAGGGTGTTAAAGTATGGCTAAGATTACTCGGTTCGAAGATTTGATTTGTTGGCAGAAAGCCAAGTCCTTGGTTAATCTCATATATCGTTTAACAAGAGAAGGACCATTTTCGAAGGATTATCCTTTGAGGGACCAAATTCGAAGAGCGGCTATTTCTTCAATGACTAATATTGCAGAAGGTTTTCTCGATTTCACAAAAAAGATTTCATTCGATTCTTGGATATCTCACAAAGTTCAATCGAAGAAGTAAAAAGTTTGCTTTACATTGCTCTTGATCAAGAATATCTTACTGAAGAAATATTTAGAGAATTAGAGACATTAATTGATGACACTAAGAAAACAACCCTTGGACTTTTAAGACATGTAAAGTCAACCGTTGATGAAAAACCAAATAAAGTTCGTGAACCGAAAGCAGAATACAAAACTAAGTTAAATGATGAATTCCTTGATTTACTCGACGAATTTATTCATAATAAAGATTATTAACACTCAAACACTTTTTAACACCCGAACACTTTTTAATACTCAAACACTGCTTTAAGGAGGAGGAGGAATTATGCCCACCGAATCAGCACAACCCGGCATGACCTGGCTAATCTTCGCACTCATGACCGTTGTATCCTGGGGACTTTATGGTGTGTTTCTTCATACCGGCCAAATGTCTATGGCCGACCCCGTTAACGGCCGCTACAAAGCATTTCTTTTTGTAGGAATTGCCTACCTGGTCATCGCTGTGATTGGCCCCGCACTTGTCATGGCAGTCAATGGCGCTTCCTGGAGTTTTCCTGTAAAAGGTATGTCATGGTCGCTGCTTGCCGGTGCAGTCGGTGCCATTGGTGCGTTCTGTGTTTTACTGGCATTTGGCGCGAAAGGTGTGCCAACTGTGGTCATGTCGATTGTTTTTGCAGGGGCGCCGGTTGTAAATGCAGTTGTGGCCCTGGCCATCCATCCCCCGGCCGGAGGGTTTGGTAATTTGCGCTGGCAGTTTGTTGCCGGGATATTACTGGCTGCACTGGGCGGGTGTCTGGTGACGCTCTACAAACCGGGTCCGGCGCTGCCACCGAAAGCCACTGAAATGGTTCATAGCGAAAATGTTAATTAACCTGCATTATAAAATTTCACCACAGAGGCACTAAGCCTGTCCTGAGCCTGCCGAAGGGACACAGAGAAATAAAAAATTATAAAGAGAGCGTGTTCAAAACAAAGTTTTTGAAATCGAAATTGATTACGCTGACATATGTTCAATATCTCCAATATAATCAAACCTCTGTGCCTTTGTGGTTCATGAATTATTCAAGTTAATACTCCATGAGAGCGGTAAAATAATTAATTAGAAATTATCGGATTCTGCTTGGTTATGAGTTGTGCCTTTTGAGTGCTGCCTTCCGAACTGAGCTGCACTTGAGCCCACAACTTGAACTGCTCTGGCATTTGCGGTCTGCCGCCCATTCCACCACCTCTTCCGCCGCCGAATCCACCGCGCCCGCCACCAACTCCACCTCTACCGCCACCGATGCCGCCGGGTGGTCTGCTTCCCATGCCTCCACGCCCCATTCTTTCCCTCATTTTTTCTCTATCGAGTTGTGCCGTCTCAAAACCAATACCTATGGGTTTGTCCGCTTTGGCTGCGATAGCATACGGATGGATTTCGCTTTTGTGGAGAGGGACTTTAATTTCATAAATGAGTTGTTCATGCGAGTCGCCCACAGTAACTTCAATGCCTGTGGCGTCGGCGACCGGCATTCTGCGCGGTTCTTTTTCTCCGGGCATGAATATCTCCAGGTCATTCAGTGATTTCTTAAAGTTCTCACGTAAGGTTTCGATGTCCTGGCTCTGGCCGCGGCCCCTCATCATCAAACCCATTTCCATCATTCCAACAGGAAATAGGATGCCAAATTCTTTCTTTTTGCCTCCGTCCGGGTCGAACCAAATTGTGAAGCCCATAGCC includes:
- a CDS encoding TonB-dependent siderophore receptor; translation: VDLQLTPASVGVVTKSIIENQNGNVLSDAVNNISGVNVQSQFGVHDYFIIRGFDSISSGLILTDGTPEPEATFYHLYNIEAVEVLKGPGAFLYGGNPLSGTINLSRKQPLFSNFANASGSYGKFQTYRGTVDFGLTNQNSNLAFRLNGLFVGSDSYRDAKNSDVIAVNPAITWRINEHSNLNVNFEYVKSEYTPDSGIPLRVDVATPEIPDNISRTSSFQPETDFSDQKIARFKLNYDSQINESLVVRNKFYYSDQDWNSRGTLLNGVRSIQGLGDLLFRSDSNLDDRQKWVGNQLEFIWSLQTGAMNHTLLTGFEVSRLSDDFDLTFVGLNPVLLQDPGTEIPGVDPTADSLQFLAIGDGRSLTFAPYFMDRVSFSEKFQLFLGGRFDRINYQDDDRVDFEIGFSQAGPDTTSTDRTYKKFSPMVGLVVSPSQKVSLYANFGQAFAPPSTTVPGDLKAEESTQFEVGIKNRLLDGKLHFNVAVYSLERENIPIRSSFGPQEEIGSQKSRGLELEISGNFGQGLFGFLSYAFTDAELTKFTEFSLQQFQPLDFSGKTAAFAPEHILNFWITKEFSNGLGIAGGGRYLSSQFIAPDNQFEIDSALTFDAAVSYRFNRFRWSVNLKNLTDKKFETRGFRNTSVIPANPFAVYGSLDFSL
- a CDS encoding sodium:solute symporter family protein → MTLAIIILYLVLVLAIGLLSHRLFRGTGEDYFVATRSIGPFILLMSLFGTHMTAFSLLGASGEAYHKGVGVFALMASSSALVVPAVFFFIGTRAWTIGKRFGYLTQVQFFRERWNSDGLGLLLFFVLIGLTIPYLLIGIMGGGITMNQITGGQIPEWVGGLVVCAVVMAYVTYGGLRGTAWANTFQTLVFMLLGGVAFFVIVNKLGGFGRAISIIADEYPELLIRGEKIQPLNMLTYTLIPLSVGMFPHMFMHWLSAKRAASFRIPIMFYPLCVAAVWIPSVLLGVLGRINFPDLQGPAANSVLVQMIKLNSPEILAGLLAAGVFAAVMSSLDSQVLSIGTMFTQDIVRHYGFHDKMSERKQVLFGRLFVIGILAITYTLSLVFNRSIFKLGIWSFTGFASLLPVVLAALFWKRSTKQGAIASVFSVIILWTYFFIQGWQTPGYTVGGTGIMPVAVILAVSTSAMVFVSLLTKPPELAIIQRFFA
- a CDS encoding tryptophan 7-halogenase, with the protein product MKTHDIIIIGGGPAGSTVAALLAEKNLDVLLFEREKFPRFSIGESLMPGTYWTLKRLGVLDKMKASVFPKKYSVQFYSKSGRASAPFYFFENDEHESSKTWQVLRSEFDQMLLDNAEEKGAEARQGVSVLGVLFEGEKAVGVRAKLPDKSIEEFRAKVIVDASGQSALISRKLKMSSVEPGLKKASIYTHFAGGVRDEGVDAGATIIYHTRNQDSWFWYIPLPNDVVSVGVVGSLDYLLQNRKDDLQKIFDAELEMCPALKPRLENARQLFPFKVTKDFSYRANRLAGDGWVLVGDAFGFLDPIYSSGVFLALKSGEMAADAIGEAFEKNDFSGRQLGKFGPEYVSGMEAIRKLVYAFYTKKFSFAKFLKRFPDCRDEIVNILIGNVFRDEVNGIFKPMAEMCELPEASELEI
- a CDS encoding glycosyltransferase family 4 protein, which translates into the protein MRIAYIAAGAGGMYCGSCMHDNTLAAALQRKGHEVALIPTYTPIRTDENNVSIDRIFYGGLNVYLQEKFSFFRHTPWIFDKLLNSPTLLNWLINQSSTTDAKDLGSLAVSVLQGEQGHQRKELQKLIKWLKEEYKPELVHLTNSMFLGFAKEIKQELNVPVLCGVQGEDLFLEELIEPYKTQARQLLQEKADDVDGFIATGSYYANFMAEYLNVNPEKMHAIDLGINLDGHGNGEFKIKSDAFVIGYLARICPEKGLHLLVEAFYQLKKKLNTDKIHLKIAGYLGKKDQPYFQSLEKQIADWGLKGAVEYIGEVDRLSKIIFLNSLDVLSVPTVYVESKGLSILEAMANGVPVVQPRHGSFVEIIEKTGGGILVDPESPDDLAKGLEQLFNDTAKREGLGKKGKEFVHTNLNDEKMTEATLEVYKKYLG